The following proteins come from a genomic window of Triticum aestivum cultivar Chinese Spring chromosome 6A, IWGSC CS RefSeq v2.1, whole genome shotgun sequence:
- the LOC123130685 gene encoding probable inorganic phosphate transporter 1-4 — protein MARQQLQVLHALDVARTQRYHAWAVVIAGMGFFADAYDIFCITLVTKLLGRIYYQVPGQREPGMLPRRIEAAINGVTFCGMIVGQLLFGWLGDKVGRKKFYGKTIMLMIMGSFLSGLSFGNTADGVMATLCFFRFWLGVGIGGDYPLSATIISEYSNKRTRGSLIAAVFAMEGFGILAGCIVTLVVSATFQARFDPPTYAEDPMASVPPQADYVWRIILMVGAIPAVFTYRWRVMMPETARYTALVARDAEKAARDMSKVLKVEFSGEQDKIEGFTKDRDYGVFSRRFARRHGWHLVGAVASWFVLDIVFYSQIILQEEIFRDIKWIPEANSMSALEEAYRVARAQAIIALCGTLPGYWFTIAFVDVVGRKAIQFLGFTMMKGLMLVVAGFYHQLTQPGRRIWLVVMYAFTFFFANFGPNSTTFIIPAEIFPAHVRTTCHGISSAAGKVGAIVGTFGFLYASQRADGSNETETGYPSGIGVRASLFVLAACNVLGIIFTCLLPEPNGRSLEEVSGEPINGEDADLGDSKVLPL, from the coding sequence ATGGCACGGCAGCAGCTGCAGGTGCTTCACGCGCTGGACGTGGCGAGGACGCAGAGGTACCACGCGTGGGCGGTGGTGATCGCCGGCATGGGCTTCTTCGCCGACGCCTACGACATCTTCTGCATCACCCTGGTCACCAAGCTCCTCGGACGCATCTATTACCAAGTCCCGGGCCAACGAGAGCCCGGGATGCTCCCCCGCCGGATCGAGGCGGCCATCAACGGCGTCACCTTCTGCGGCATGATCGTGGGCCAGCTCTTGTTTGGCTGGCTCGGCGACAAGGTCGGCCGGAAGAAGTTCTACGGCAAGACCATCATGCTCATGATCATGGGCTCCTTCCTCTCCGGCTTGTCGTTCGGGAACACGGCCGACGGCGTCATGGCCACGCTCTGCTTCTTCCGGTTCTggctcggcgtcggcatcggcggaGACTATCCGCTCTCCGCGACCATCATTTCCGAGTACTCCAACAAGAGGACGCGCGGGAGCCTCATCGCGGCCGTGTTTGCCATGGAAGGGTTTGGCATCCTCGCAGGTTGCATTGTCACCTTGGTCGTCTCCGCCACGTTCCAGGCGCGCTTCGACCCGCCGACGTACGCGGAAGACCCCATGGCCTCGGTCCCGCCGCAGGCTGACTACGTGTGGCGCATCATCCTCATGGTGGGCGCCATCCCAGCCGTCTTCACCTACCGCTGGAGGGTGATGATGCCGGAGACGGCGCGCTATACGGCGCTGGTCGCCCGCGACGCCGAGAAGGCCGCGCGCGACATGTCCAAGGTGCTCAAGGTGGAGTTCAGCGGCGAGCAGGACAAGATCGAGGGCTTCACCAAGGACAGGGACTACGGCGTCTTCTCCCGCCGTTTCGCCCGCCGCCACGGCTGGCATCTCGTCGGCGCCGTTGCGTCCTGGTTCGTGCTCGACATCGTCTTCTACTCCCAGATCATTCTCCAGGAGGAGATCTTCAGGGACATCAAGTGGATCCCCGAGGCAAACAGCATGAGCGCGCTCGAGGAAGCGTACCGCGTCGCCCGTGCACAGGCGATCATCGCGCTCTGCGGCACACTACCTGGCTACTGGTTCACCATCGCCTTTGTGGACGTCGTCGGGCGGAAGGCCATCCAGTTCCTCGGCTTCACCATGATGAAGGGTCTCATGCTCGTCGTCGCCGGCTTCTACCACCAACTGACGCAGCCTGGCCGGCGAATCTGGCTGGTGGTCATGTACGCCTTCACCTTCTTCTTTGCCAACTTCGGGCCCAACAGCACCACCTTCATCATACCGGCCGAGATTTTTCCGGCGCACGTCCGGACGACCTGCCACGGGATATCGTCAGCGGCAGGCAAGGTCGGCGCCATTGTCGGGACGTTTGGCTTCCTGTACGCCTCGCAGAGGGCGGACGGCAGCAATGAGACGGAGACCGGGTACCCGTCGGGCATCGGCGTGCGTGCCTCACTGTTCGTGCTGGCCGCGTGCAATGTGTTGGGAATAATTTTCACCTGTCTCCTGCCTGAGCCGAACGGGAGGTCACTGGAGGAGGTGTCCGGCGAGCCCATCAACGGGGAGGACGCAGATTTGGGTGATTCCAAGGTTCTTCCCTTGTAG
- the LOC123127728 gene encoding inositol phosphorylceramide glucuronosyltransferase 1: MRWRPHKLGLWAALLAAVALLAVGGGGGVATAAGAEEAYATLLYGDEFVLGVRVLGKSIRDMGTRRDLVVLVSDGVSDYSRKLLEADGFIVKHITLLANPNQVRPTRFWGVYTKLKIFNMTTYRKVVYLDADTVVVKSIEDLFNCGKFCANLKHSERMNSGVMVVEPSETLFKDMMNKVDSLPSYTGGDQGFLNSYYAEFANSRVYDPNKPLTPEPETQRLSTLYNADVGLYMLANKWMVDEKELRVIHYTLGPLKPWDWWTAWLVKPVAVWQDVRQNLEESLPGTGGGKNPRDQLVVKILFILPICMLLCGYYGSCFQTNKELLSMRTLCAFARQARYKYKSEEELPSYSTVGVASSSFGISNQKVSTGAHLKLPSYFGAIAVAVCFMCALISLAFAFLVIPRQVMPWTGLLLMFEWTFVTFFLLFGSYLRFVYKWGSFSANQAGYGSLDLSENHTGTGHQQNTSDCDTTSAFYWMGMATISTIAPLSPTVLGITAIFAKLGLMVAGGVVLASFMTYASEHLAMSAFVKGQRGRSKIPER; encoded by the exons ATGCGGTGGAGGCCGCACAAGCTGGGGCTCTGGGCCGCCCTCCTCGCCGCGGTGGCCCTGCTGGccgtcggcggcggaggcggggtGGCGACCGCGGCGGGGGCGGAGGAGGCGTACGCGACGCTGCTCTACGGGGACGAGTTCGTCCTGGGCGTGCGCGTCCTCGGGAAGTCCATCCGCGATATGGGCACCCGCCGGGACCTTGTCGTGCTCGTCTCCGACGGCGTCTCTGACTACTCTCGGAAGCTCCTCGAG GCCGACGGTTTTATAGTGAAGCATATAACGTTGCTGGCGAATCCTAATCAAGTGAGGCCAACAAGGTTTTGGGGTGTGTATACCAAATTGAAAATATTCAACATGACTACCTACAGAAAAG TTGTTTATCTCGACGCAGACACCGTTGTGGTGAAAAGTATTGAGGATCTTTTCAACTGTGGAAAGTTCTGTGCAAACTTGAAACATTCTGAGAGAATGAATTCTGGAGTAATGGTTGTTGAGCCATCTGAAACTCTTTTCAAGGATATGATGAACAAAGTTGACAGCTTACCTTCTTACACGGGAG GAGATCAAGGTTTTCTCAATTCGTATTATGCTGAGTTTGCCAATTCCCGTGTTTATGATCCCAATAAACCTTTAACACCTGAACCTGAGACGCAACGCCTCTCCACATTGTACAATGCTGATGTCGGTCTTTACATGCTTGCGAATAAG TGGATGGTCGATGAGAAAGAACTTAGGGTTATTCACTACACACTTGGACCTCTTAAGCCGTGGGACTGGTGGACAGCTTGGCTTGTTAAACCTGTAGCTGTATGGCAG GATGTTAGGCAAAATCTTGAAGAATCTCTTCCTGGAACTGGTGGAGGGAAAAACCCTCGTGACCAGTTGGTAGTCAAAATTCTCTTCATTCTTCCCATTTGCATGCTGTTATGTGGTTATTATGGATCATGCTTTCAG acTAATAAGGAGCTGTTGAGTATGAGAACTCTGTGTGCTTTTGCTAGACAAGCTCGCTACAAATACAAATCTGAAGAGGAACTTCCGTCTTATTcaacagttggagtggcttcatcTTCCTTTGGTATATCAAATCAAAAG GTATCTACTGGAGCACATCTGAAGTTGCCTTCTTATTTTGGTGCAATCGCTGTGGCAGTCTGTTTCATGTGTGCATTGATATCTCTTGCATTTGCCTTCCTTGTTATTCCACGGCAAGTGATGCCATGGACGGGTTTGCTGCTGATGTTCGAGTGGACCTTTGTGACATTCTTTTTGTTGTTCGGGAGCTACCTTCGTTTTGTATACAAATGGGGAAGTTTTAGTGCAAATCAAGCTGGGTATGGCAGTTTGGATTTATCGGAGAATCATACTGGCACAG GCCATCAGCAGAATACGTCTGATTGTGACACAACTTCAGCTTTCTATTGGATGGGGATGGCTACCATCTCTACGATAGCACCATTATCACCAACCGTCCTTGGCATAACTGCCATTTTTGCAAA ACTTGGGTTGATGGTAGCGGGTGGTGTGGTGCTGGCGTCATTTATGACATACGCTTCGGAGCATCTGGCTATGTCCGCCTTTGTCAAGGGTCAAAGAGGTAGATCGAAAATCCCCGAGAGGTAG